In uncultured Methanobacterium sp., a genomic segment contains:
- the wtpC gene encoding tungstate ABC transporter ATP-binding protein WtpC: MIKIENLSKDWKEFKIDQVNLEVKPNEYFVILGPSGSGKTMLLELIAGIWYPDSGKIYLDNKDITDASLEKRGVGFVYQNYMLFPHKTVFENIAFGLNLRKIPKKEIKIKVQEMMELLNISHLKDRLPRTLSGGEQQRTALARALIVYPKVLLMDEPLSALDRKTRDELMLLLKEIHQKFDITIIHVTHNFDEALQLADRVAIMKQGTISQVGNVEEVFRRPANGFVASFVGVENILKGTATMDGDVTQINTGNTVIVSTEQKTGPVHITVRPEDITLSSQKVTTSARNVFEGRVKEIADLGTLIRLTIDVGDPLIVFLTRQSFLDLEINIGKSVWTYFKATAVHVF; encoded by the coding sequence ATGATAAAAATTGAAAACCTGAGCAAGGATTGGAAAGAATTTAAGATAGATCAGGTTAATTTAGAGGTTAAACCCAATGAATACTTCGTTATTTTAGGTCCCAGTGGATCGGGTAAGACCATGCTCCTGGAACTGATTGCTGGAATATGGTACCCAGATTCAGGTAAAATATACTTGGATAATAAGGATATAACTGATGCATCCCTTGAAAAAAGAGGGGTGGGATTTGTTTATCAAAATTACATGCTCTTTCCCCATAAAACCGTGTTTGAAAACATTGCCTTTGGATTGAATTTGAGGAAAATTCCCAAGAAGGAGATCAAAATTAAGGTCCAGGAGATGATGGAACTTCTAAACATTTCCCATCTTAAAGACCGCCTACCCCGAACTTTAAGTGGAGGAGAACAGCAGCGCACTGCTTTAGCCCGTGCCCTAATTGTTTATCCTAAGGTTTTACTTATGGATGAGCCATTGAGTGCATTGGATAGGAAAACCAGGGATGAATTAATGTTACTCTTGAAGGAGATTCATCAGAAGTTTGATATAACCATCATTCATGTTACTCACAACTTCGACGAAGCCCTGCAACTGGCGGATCGGGTGGCTATTATGAAACAAGGCACCATCTCCCAGGTGGGAAATGTGGAGGAAGTATTCAGACGCCCTGCCAATGGATTTGTTGCCAGTTTTGTGGGTGTTGAAAACATACTCAAGGGCACAGCCACCATGGATGGTGATGTGACCCAAATCAATACTGGAAATACAGTCATAGTCAGCACAGAACAGAAGACCGGACCAGTTCATATTACAGTGCGGCCGGAAGACATTACCCTCTCCTCCCAAAAAGTGACCACCAGTGCCAGGAATGTTTTTGAAGGCCGTGTGAAAGAAATTGCAGATCTGGGCACCCTGATCCGGTTAACCATTGATGTGGGAGATCCTCTGATTGTTTTTCTAACCAGACAATCATTTTTGGATCTGGAAATTAATATTGGAAAGTCAGTCTGGACCTATTTCAAAGCCACCGCAGTGCACGTATTTTAA
- the wtpB gene encoding tungstate ABC transporter permease WtpB yields the protein MKRLDYTTIFFAVMGSFLFLFILIPILNLMISADPGSILTNLQNREVMSAIFISAYSALAATILALLFGVPLAYILARHNFHGKGFVEAVIDVPIVIPHTVSGIALLLVFTSTGVIGAPLGKLGLVFTDAIPGIIIAMLFASGSFVVNSAREGFESVDPRMEKVARTLGSGSLRTFGVITLPLALRSIVVGSIMCWARAISEFGAIIIIAYFPITAPVLIYRRFVDFGLSEATPVAVILISLCLLLFLVVRLLMRGWKTYDKN from the coding sequence ATGAAAAGACTAGATTATACCACCATTTTCTTCGCTGTTATGGGATCGTTCTTGTTCCTGTTTATTTTAATCCCTATACTTAATCTGATGATATCTGCCGATCCTGGCTCCATATTAACTAACCTCCAGAACAGGGAAGTAATGAGTGCTATATTCATCAGCGCCTACTCTGCACTGGCCGCAACAATTCTGGCACTTTTATTTGGGGTGCCACTGGCTTACATCCTGGCCAGGCACAACTTCCATGGAAAGGGATTTGTAGAAGCAGTGATCGATGTGCCAATTGTAATTCCACATACAGTCAGTGGTATTGCCCTTTTACTGGTTTTCACTTCCACAGGAGTAATTGGTGCACCATTAGGAAAGTTAGGACTTGTTTTCACCGATGCAATCCCCGGAATCATCATTGCCATGCTTTTTGCCAGTGGATCCTTTGTGGTTAACTCGGCCAGGGAAGGATTTGAAAGTGTTGACCCCCGAATGGAAAAAGTGGCCCGGACACTGGGTTCTGGTAGTTTAAGGACATTTGGAGTAATAACCTTACCATTGGCACTGCGAAGCATAGTGGTTGGGTCAATAATGTGCTGGGCCCGGGCTATAAGTGAATTTGGAGCCATTATTATTATCGCCTACTTCCCAATAACCGCCCCTGTTCTTATTTACAGGAGATTCGTGGACTTTGGCCTGTCAGAAGCCACCCCAGTTGCCGTTATTTTAATATCTTTATGCCTACTGCTTTTCTTAGTGGTTAGATTGCTTATGAGAGGATGGAAAACCTATGATAAAAATTGA